A part of Gammaproteobacteria bacterium genomic DNA contains:
- the metH gene encoding methionine synthase codes for MSSDVRKALDELLTQRIAVLDGAMGTQIQSHRLTEEDFRGERFANWPQDLKGNNDLLSLTRPDVVLDIHREYLRAGADIIETNTFTANAPSMADYGMADIAAELNEAAARLARQAADEIGRETGRLRFVAGALGPTTRTASISPDVNDPGTRNVTFDELAETYADSTRALLRGGVDLLLVETIFDTLNAKAALFGIATVLEEVDQDVPVIVSGTITDASGRTLSGQTTEAFWNSVRHVRPFMVSLNCALGAAELRPYIEELSRIADCWVGVYPNAGLPNSFGEYDQTPQEMAAIVREFADAGFVNLVGGCCGTTPGHIGMLAQAVEACAPRVVPELKTRTRLSGLEPLNISPSSLFVNVGERTNVTGSAVFRRLITAGDYAKAVDVARQQVENGAQIIDVNMDEGMLESEQAMTTFLNLVAAEPDIARVPVMIDSSKWSVIEAGLKCVQGKGIVNSISLKEGEDQFLEQARLVRRYGAAVIVMAFDEQGQADTFERKVEICERAYNLLIDKVDFPPEDIIFDPNIFAVATGIAEHNGYGKAFIDAVAAIKQKLPHALVSGGVSNVSFSFRGNNPVREAMHSVFLYHAIEAGLDMGIVNAGQLEIYEEIPAELRDAVEDVILGRRDDATDRLLAIAQSYQGEGKAAAAPDTAWRNKPVRERLSHALVKGIDEFIIADTEEARQQADMPIEVIEGPLMDGMNVVGDLFGAGKMFLPQVVKSARVMKKAVAHLVPYIERSKGGQSSSNGTIVVATVKGDVHDIGKNIVSVVLQCNNFKVVDLGVMVPAEKILEAARINDADIIGLSGLITPSLDEMVHVAAEMQRTGFDIPLLIGGATTSPAHTAVKIDPAYEGAVIYVKDASRAVGVAQSLVSTENREIFVADVAQECARRREQHGRRRRKGPELSLEQARANRWQCEWQEYQPPQPSELGIETFDNYSLEELARYIDWGPFFNAWELSGGFPRVLDDDKVGEAARRLFADGQKMLERIINERWLRARGVIGLFAANQTGLDDIEVYSGPDRDQVLVELHHLRQQKKKPAGQAHYSLADFVAPRDSGRDDYVGAFAVAAGGLTERVAAFEADNDDYNAILLKSLADRFAEAFAERLHERVRREYWGYAADEKLGNNQLIAEDYRGIRPAPGYPSCPDHTEKQTLWQLLDVEARAGISLTESFAMLPTAAVSGWYFSHPDSKYFPLGQIARDQVVDYARRKGVSIEAAERWLSPVLGYEAGSAAA; via the coding sequence ATGAGCTCTGACGTTCGCAAGGCACTCGACGAGCTGCTCACGCAGCGCATCGCTGTACTCGATGGCGCGATGGGTACGCAGATACAGTCGCACCGGCTGACTGAAGAAGATTTCCGTGGTGAGCGGTTCGCGAACTGGCCGCAGGACCTCAAGGGCAATAATGACCTGTTGTCATTAACGCGGCCGGATGTGGTTCTCGACATCCACCGTGAGTATCTGCGCGCCGGCGCCGATATTATCGAGACCAACACCTTCACCGCCAACGCACCGTCTATGGCCGATTACGGCATGGCGGATATTGCAGCGGAACTGAACGAGGCGGCAGCACGGCTGGCGCGGCAGGCAGCCGACGAGATCGGGCGAGAAACAGGCAGGTTGCGTTTTGTTGCCGGCGCGCTGGGACCGACGACGCGAACGGCATCGATTTCGCCGGACGTCAATGACCCCGGCACGCGCAATGTTACTTTCGATGAGCTGGCCGAGACTTATGCCGATTCGACGCGGGCACTGTTGCGCGGCGGTGTCGACCTGCTGCTGGTGGAGACGATTTTCGACACCCTCAATGCCAAGGCAGCGTTGTTCGGTATTGCGACAGTCCTGGAGGAAGTCGACCAGGATGTGCCGGTAATCGTGTCCGGCACGATTACCGACGCTTCCGGCCGCACCTTGTCGGGCCAGACTACCGAGGCATTCTGGAACTCCGTACGCCACGTGCGTCCGTTTATGGTGAGCCTCAACTGCGCGCTCGGTGCCGCCGAACTGCGTCCGTACATCGAGGAACTGTCGCGCATCGCTGATTGCTGGGTTGGTGTCTATCCCAATGCCGGGTTGCCAAATTCCTTTGGCGAATACGACCAGACGCCGCAGGAAATGGCCGCAATAGTCCGTGAATTTGCCGATGCCGGCTTCGTCAATCTCGTGGGCGGCTGTTGCGGCACAACGCCGGGGCACATCGGGATGCTGGCGCAGGCAGTGGAAGCGTGTGCGCCGCGCGTTGTGCCCGAACTGAAAACCCGCACCAGGCTCAGCGGACTGGAGCCGCTGAACATCAGCCCCAGCAGCCTGTTTGTCAACGTCGGCGAGCGTACCAACGTTACCGGCTCGGCGGTATTCCGCCGGCTGATTACCGCTGGCGATTATGCAAAGGCCGTCGACGTTGCGCGTCAGCAGGTGGAAAACGGCGCGCAGATAATCGACGTCAACATGGACGAGGGCATGCTCGAATCCGAGCAGGCTATGACCACGTTCCTCAACCTGGTTGCCGCAGAGCCCGATATTGCCCGGGTGCCGGTAATGATCGATTCATCAAAGTGGAGCGTAATCGAAGCCGGGCTCAAGTGTGTGCAGGGCAAAGGCATCGTGAACTCGATCAGCCTGAAGGAAGGCGAAGATCAGTTCCTTGAGCAGGCGCGACTGGTGCGCCGCTACGGCGCTGCGGTAATCGTGATGGCCTTCGATGAGCAGGGGCAGGCTGACACGTTCGAGCGCAAGGTGGAAATATGCGAGCGGGCCTACAACCTGCTCATCGACAAGGTAGATTTTCCGCCTGAAGACATCATCTTTGACCCGAATATTTTCGCAGTTGCCACCGGTATCGCCGAACACAATGGCTACGGCAAGGCGTTTATCGATGCGGTGGCCGCGATCAAGCAGAAGCTGCCGCACGCGCTGGTCAGCGGCGGTGTCAGCAATGTTTCTTTTTCCTTTCGCGGTAACAACCCGGTGCGCGAAGCGATGCACTCGGTGTTTTTGTATCACGCGATCGAGGCCGGCCTGGATATGGGCATCGTCAATGCCGGGCAACTGGAAATTTACGAGGAAATCCCGGCCGAACTGCGTGATGCGGTCGAGGATGTAATTCTCGGCCGGCGTGACGACGCAACCGACCGGCTGCTGGCAATCGCCCAGAGTTATCAAGGCGAGGGCAAGGCAGCCGCTGCGCCCGATACCGCCTGGCGCAACAAGCCCGTGCGCGAGCGGCTGTCGCATGCGCTGGTCAAGGGCATCGACGAATTTATTATTGCCGACACCGAGGAAGCACGGCAGCAGGCTGACATGCCCATCGAGGTTATCGAGGGGCCGCTGATGGATGGCATGAACGTCGTAGGCGACCTGTTTGGTGCCGGCAAGATGTTCCTGCCGCAGGTCGTCAAGTCTGCGCGGGTGATGAAAAAAGCCGTCGCACACCTGGTGCCTTACATCGAGCGCAGCAAGGGCGGTCAGAGCAGCTCGAACGGCACCATTGTCGTGGCGACGGTCAAAGGTGACGTGCATGACATCGGCAAGAACATCGTCAGCGTGGTCCTGCAGTGCAATAACTTCAAGGTAGTCGATCTTGGCGTCATGGTGCCGGCCGAGAAGATCCTCGAGGCGGCGCGCATCAACGATGCCGATATCATCGGCCTGTCCGGGCTGATCACTCCGTCGCTGGACGAGATGGTTCACGTTGCGGCCGAAATGCAGCGAACCGGGTTTGATATTCCGCTGCTGATTGGTGGCGCAACAACCTCGCCGGCCCATACGGCGGTAAAGATCGACCCGGCCTATGAGGGTGCGGTTATTTACGTCAAGGATGCCTCGCGTGCTGTCGGGGTGGCGCAGTCACTGGTAAGCACCGAGAACCGCGAGATATTCGTTGCCGATGTGGCACAGGAATGCGCCCGCCGTCGCGAGCAGCATGGCCGGCGCAGGCGTAAGGGACCGGAGCTGAGCCTGGAGCAGGCGCGCGCCAATCGCTGGCAGTGCGAATGGCAGGAGTACCAGCCGCCACAACCGTCCGAGCTGGGCATCGAGACATTCGATAACTATTCGCTGGAAGAACTTGCGCGTTATATCGACTGGGGGCCGTTTTTTAATGCATGGGAGCTGAGCGGGGGGTTCCCGCGCGTGCTCGACGACGACAAGGTTGGCGAAGCAGCGCGTCGTCTGTTTGCAGACGGTCAGAAAATGCTTGAGCGCATCATCAATGAGCGCTGGCTGCGGGCACGTGGCGTCATTGGTCTGTTTGCCGCCAATCAGACCGGGCTGGACGATATAGAGGTGTACTCCGGCCCCGACCGCGATCAGGTTCTGGTTGAACTGCATCATTTGCGACAGCAGAAAAAGAAGCCGGCAGGGCAGGCGCATTACAGCCTCGCCGATTTCGTCGCGCCACGCGACAGCGGCCGGGACGATTACGTCGGGGCGTTTGCTGTGGCAGCCGGGGGGCTCACAGAACGGGTTGCAGCCTTCGAAGCCGACAACGACGACTACAACGCAATTCTGCTGAAATCGCTCGCCGATCGCTTTGCCGAGGCCTTTGCCGAACGGCTGCATGAACGGGTACGCCGGGAATACTGGGGTTATGCCGCCGATGAGAAGCTCGGCAACAACCAGCTCATCGCCGAAGACTACCGCGGCATCCGGCCGGCGCCGGGCTATCCGTCCTGCCCCGATCACACCGAAAAACAGACGCTGTGGCAATTACTCGATGTTGAGGCGCGCGCCGGCATCTCGCTGACCGAGTCCTTTGCAATGCTGCCAACAGCGGCCGTCAGCGGCTGGTACTTCTCGCATCCGGACTCGAAGTATTTTCCGCTGGGCCAGATTGCACGCGATCAGGTTGTTGACTATGCGCGCCGCAAGGGCGTCAGCATCGAGGCTGCCGAGCGCTGGCTGAGCCCGGTACTCGGCTATGAAGCAGGAAGTGCCGCAGCCTGA
- the prmC gene encoding peptide chain release factor N(5)-glutamine methyltransferase: MVEKPAQNTVATVLANAARQLAETSAPRLDAELLLAHLLQKDRAWLAARPEHELPETVVQEFLQLVDQRNSGIPLAYLTGVREFWSLQLEVNTHTLVPRPETELLVEQALALAGLHDCIIDAGTGSGAIALALASELPAAKVIATDISAAALQVARANADRLNLNIHFVRANWLTGLAGADLIVSNPPYIAANDPHLQTDGVSAEPPLALVAGDDGMEAFRQIVPQAMSCLQPAGWLLFEHGYDQAESVAQLMRDAGFTDISTRRDLGDRARLTMGRKPDISPQRR; this comes from the coding sequence ATGGTCGAAAAACCAGCGCAAAATACAGTCGCCACCGTGCTCGCTAATGCGGCCCGGCAGCTCGCGGAGACGTCTGCGCCACGCCTGGACGCCGAGCTGTTGCTGGCTCACCTGTTGCAGAAGGATCGCGCCTGGCTGGCGGCCAGGCCGGAGCATGAATTGCCGGAGACCGTCGTGCAGGAGTTTTTGCAGCTGGTTGACCAGCGCAACAGCGGCATCCCGCTGGCCTACCTCACCGGCGTGCGAGAATTCTGGTCGCTGCAACTCGAAGTGAATACCCACACGCTGGTGCCACGACCGGAAACGGAGCTGCTGGTGGAACAGGCCCTGGCGCTGGCCGGGCTGCACGACTGCATCATCGATGCCGGCACCGGCAGCGGCGCAATTGCCCTTGCGCTGGCCAGCGAGCTCCCGGCAGCAAAGGTCATCGCAACGGATATCTCGGCCGCTGCTTTGCAGGTTGCGCGGGCCAATGCCGACAGGCTGAACCTGAACATACATTTCGTTCGGGCAAACTGGCTCACCGGGCTGGCCGGCGCTGATCTTATTGTGTCCAACCCGCCGTATATCGCCGCAAATGACCCGCACCTGCAGACCGATGGCGTAAGCGCCGAACCGCCGCTGGCTCTGGTCGCCGGCGACGATGGCATGGAAGCATTCCGGCAAATCGTGCCGCAGGCAATGAGCTGCCTGCAGCCAGCCGGCTGGCTGTTATTCGAACACGGCTATGATCAGGCAGAGTCAGTTGCGCAGCTGATGCGGGATGCCGGTTTTACGGATATTTCCACGCGCCGGGATCTCGGCGACCGGGCGCGGCTGACGATGGGCCGAAAACCGGATATCAGCCCTCAGCGCCGCTGA